In the Flagellimonas sp. MMG031 genome, one interval contains:
- the gyrB gene encoding DNA topoisomerase (ATP-hydrolyzing) subunit B, giving the protein MSEEANKKQYSADSIQALEGMEHVRMRPSMYIGDVGVRGLHHLVYEVVDNSIDEAMAGHCDRIDVIINEDNSITTKDNGRGIPVDLHKKEGVSALEVVMTKIGAGGKFDKDSYKVSGGLHGVGVSCVNALSSHLKATVYRDGKIWEQEYERGKTLYPVKSVGESSETGTIVTFIPDNTIFTQTTEYSYETLANRMRELSYLNKGVTITLTDKRRKDEKGEFISETFHSDEGLKEFIKFLDGTREPLIQSVISMEGEKNGIPVEVAMVYNTGYTENLHSYVNNINTHEGGTHLSGFRRGLTTTLKKYADNSGMLDKLKFEISGDDFREGLTAIVSVKVAEPQFEGQTKTKLGNREVTSAVSQAVSEMLTDYLEENPDDAKQIVEKVKLAAQARHAAAKAREMVQRKNPMSVGGLPGKLSDCSEQDPTKCEVFLVEGDSAGGTAKQGRDRNFQAILPLRGKILNVEKAMQHKVFENEEIKNIYTALGVTIGTEEDSKALNLDKLRYHKVVIMCDADVDGSHIETLILTFFFRYMRELIEGGHVYIATPPLYLVKKGAKKRYAWNDKERDAINAEMGGGASIQRYKGLGEMNAEQLWDTTMNPDFRKLRQVQIDNATESDRIFSMLMGDEVPPRREFIEKNAVYANIDV; this is encoded by the coding sequence ATGAGCGAAGAAGCGAACAAGAAACAGTACTCGGCGGATAGTATCCAGGCCCTTGAGGGGATGGAGCACGTACGTATGAGACCTTCCATGTATATTGGAGATGTAGGGGTCCGTGGATTGCACCATTTGGTGTACGAAGTAGTGGATAACTCCATTGATGAGGCCATGGCGGGCCACTGTGATAGGATTGATGTGATCATCAACGAAGACAACTCCATAACCACAAAAGATAACGGAAGGGGAATCCCCGTAGACCTGCACAAAAAGGAAGGTGTTTCCGCCCTGGAGGTGGTCATGACCAAAATTGGTGCAGGGGGTAAGTTCGATAAGGATTCTTATAAAGTCTCTGGTGGACTTCACGGTGTGGGTGTTTCTTGTGTGAATGCCCTGTCCTCCCATTTAAAAGCTACCGTTTACCGCGATGGGAAAATTTGGGAACAGGAATATGAAAGGGGAAAAACCCTTTATCCGGTAAAAAGTGTGGGCGAAAGCTCCGAAACGGGTACCATTGTCACCTTTATTCCCGATAATACCATATTTACCCAAACCACAGAATATAGTTACGAAACCCTTGCCAACAGGATGAGGGAACTATCATACCTTAACAAAGGGGTGACCATAACCTTGACCGATAAAAGGCGCAAGGACGAAAAAGGAGAGTTCATTTCCGAAACATTCCATTCCGATGAAGGTTTAAAGGAATTTATCAAGTTTTTGGACGGCACTCGTGAGCCTTTGATCCAAAGTGTGATATCCATGGAAGGCGAAAAGAACGGCATCCCTGTAGAAGTGGCCATGGTCTACAATACCGGTTACACCGAAAACTTGCACTCCTATGTGAACAACATCAATACCCACGAGGGGGGTACGCACCTATCAGGTTTTAGGAGGGGATTGACCACAACTTTGAAAAAGTACGCGGACAACTCCGGGATGTTGGACAAGCTTAAGTTTGAAATTTCCGGGGATGATTTCCGGGAAGGACTTACCGCTATTGTTTCGGTAAAAGTGGCAGAGCCTCAGTTCGAGGGTCAGACCAAGACCAAATTGGGTAACCGAGAGGTGACCAGCGCCGTGAGTCAGGCTGTTTCCGAGATGTTGACCGATTATTTGGAAGAGAATCCAGATGACGCCAAACAAATCGTGGAAAAAGTAAAACTGGCCGCACAGGCAAGACATGCTGCTGCCAAGGCCCGTGAAATGGTTCAGCGAAAGAACCCGATGAGCGTAGGCGGTTTGCCAGGAAAGCTATCCGACTGCTCCGAGCAAGACCCGACCAAATGCGAAGTATTCCTGGTAGAGGGAGATTCCGCAGGTGGAACGGCCAAACAAGGTCGAGATCGGAATTTTCAAGCGATTCTTCCATTGCGAGGTAAAATCCTGAATGTGGAAAAAGCCATGCAGCACAAGGTGTTTGAAAATGAGGAAATCAAAAATATCTATACCGCGTTGGGAGTTACCATCGGAACAGAGGAAGATAGCAAGGCCCTGAACTTGGACAAGCTGCGTTACCATAAAGTAGTCATCATGTGTGATGCGGATGTCGATGGTAGCCACATTGAAACCCTTATTTTGACCTTCTTCTTCCGTTATATGAGGGAGTTGATAGAAGGAGGGCACGTTTATATTGCGACTCCGCCATTGTATTTGGTGAAAAAAGGAGCAAAAAAGCGCTATGCGTGGAACGATAAGGAGCGGGACGCCATCAATGCAGAAATGGGTGGTGGGGCAAGCATCCAACGATACAAGGGTCTTGGTGAGATGAATGCCGAGCAGCTTTGGGATACCACCATGAATCCAGATTTTAGAAAATTACGTCAGGTACAGATTGACAATGCAACGGAATCCGACCGTATTTTCTCCATGTTGATGGGAGATGAAGTGCCGCCAAGACGTGAATTTATCGAGAAAAATGCCGTCTATGCCAATATAGACGTATAA
- a CDS encoding DUF6588 family protein, with the protein MKRIVLGLALVSMTMAKAQDLNDIFVSGVADAERFANAYLSPVSEGTLYSISTGWYNTADAKPLGGFEISLVGNLTGFKNKDDKKAFLLDPADYENLDFVSSPGQPRLVSTALGDIDGVDVFVEDESGLFREEFELPSGLAGENLNFIPSGYLQASVGLVKGLEVKARFLPQIKFEDDAKIGLFGAGLQYDFTKMLPADKVLPVAISAVIGYTNLNGEYDFTDSSTIQGSDQRLDASFRTWNFSAVVSTKNIPVINFYGGLGYITGKSDIDLLGTYEANGPFFTETVTDPFSVSQNASGVNANLGTKIKLGFFRLNAEYNIAEFSTFTFGVNFGFR; encoded by the coding sequence ATGAAAAGAATAGTATTAGGCTTAGCACTGGTTTCCATGACCATGGCAAAGGCCCAGGATCTAAACGATATTTTCGTATCGGGCGTGGCAGATGCTGAACGATTTGCCAATGCCTATCTATCGCCCGTTTCCGAAGGAACCCTTTACAGTATTTCCACCGGATGGTACAATACTGCAGATGCAAAGCCCTTGGGAGGTTTTGAAATTTCCCTAGTTGGAAACCTGACCGGATTTAAAAATAAGGACGACAAAAAAGCATTCCTTTTAGATCCAGCGGATTATGAAAACCTTGATTTTGTGAGCAGCCCCGGCCAACCTCGACTAGTGTCTACCGCTTTGGGCGACATTGATGGAGTCGATGTGTTCGTAGAAGATGAAAGTGGTTTGTTCCGGGAGGAATTTGAACTTCCATCGGGACTTGCAGGTGAAAATCTCAATTTCATCCCTTCGGGATATCTTCAGGCCAGCGTAGGTTTGGTCAAAGGGTTAGAGGTAAAAGCACGCTTTCTGCCACAGATCAAATTTGAGGACGATGCCAAAATAGGATTGTTCGGTGCAGGTTTGCAGTACGATTTCACCAAGATGCTACCGGCAGACAAAGTGTTGCCTGTGGCCATTTCTGCGGTTATCGGCTATACCAATTTGAACGGTGAATATGATTTTACTGACTCTTCTACCATTCAGGGGAGTGACCAGCGCCTAGATGCTTCCTTTAGAACTTGGAACTTTAGCGCTGTGGTTTCCACCAAAAATATTCCTGTCATCAATTTTTATGGAGGATTGGGTTACATTACGGGAAAATCGGACATCGATTTATTGGGAACCTACGAGGCAAATGGACCTTTCTTCACCGAAACCGTAACAGACCCTTTTTCGGTGTCGCAAAACGCAAGTGGCGTTAACGCCAATCTGGGTACCAAGATAAAATTGGGCTTTTTTAGGCTGAATGCCGAATACAATATTGCCGAATTCAGCACCTTCACCTTTGGTGTCAACTTTGGATTTAGGTAA
- a CDS encoding DUF2911 domain-containing protein codes for MKKLTVLLVVLCTSLVFTTDATAQKFSGLDKSPADIAYYPASSREANKMARVIYSRPQLKGRSLAELAPVGKVWRTGANEATEITFYTDAMIGGKTIKAGSYSLFTIPGEDEWTVILNNNLHQWGAYSYDSDADVVRAMATPSMDSEELEAFGIAFDDDGNLVMGWGTQELPCLSVTNLVGYQIRKAPIWGFFYCSFLRKFSYFF; via the coding sequence ATGAAGAAATTAACCGTATTATTAGTAGTGCTCTGCACCAGTTTGGTATTTACCACTGATGCCACGGCACAGAAATTTAGCGGATTGGACAAAAGTCCGGCCGATATTGCCTATTACCCAGCAAGTTCAAGGGAAGCTAACAAAATGGCACGTGTTATTTACAGCCGTCCACAATTAAAGGGACGTAGTCTTGCCGAATTGGCCCCTGTGGGAAAGGTTTGGAGAACCGGAGCCAATGAGGCCACCGAAATCACATTTTATACAGATGCCATGATCGGGGGAAAAACCATCAAGGCAGGTTCTTATTCCTTGTTCACCATACCTGGGGAAGATGAATGGACCGTTATCTTGAACAACAACCTACACCAATGGGGTGCTTACTCCTATGATAGCGATGCCGATGTGGTACGCGCTATGGCCACCCCTTCCATGGACAGTGAGGAATTGGAAGCCTTCGGAATTGCTTTTGATGACGATGGCAACTTGGTTATGGGATGGGGAACACAAGAGTTACCTTGCCTATCAGTTACTAATCTAGTAGGATATCAAATCAGAAAAGCCCCAATCTGGGGCTTTTTTTATTGTTCTTTCTTAAGAAAGTTCTCCTATTTCTTCTGA
- the asnB gene encoding asparagine synthase B: MCGIVCAFDVKESTEVLRPQLLEMSKKVRHRGPDWSGIYSDEKAILAHERLAIVDPASGKQPLLSADGKLVLAANGEIYNHQELRKQFEGEYQFRTQSDCEVILALYKEKGVHFIDEMNGIFGFAIYDSEKDEYFIARDHMGIIPLYIGWDKNGTFYVASELKALEGTCSKIQLFPPGHYLHSSDGEFVRWYKRDWMEYDAVKENETSIQKIKDALEAAVHRQLMSDVPYGVLLSGGLDSSVTSAIAKKYSQKRIESGDTADAWWPQLHSFSVGLEGSPDLAAAQKVADHIGTVHHEIKFTIQEGLDAIKDVVYNLETYDITTIRASTPMYLMARVIKSMGIKMVLSGEGADELFGGYLYFHKAPSPKDFHEETVRKLDKLHMYDCLRANKSLAAWGIEGRVPFLDKEFMDVAMSINPKDKMINGERMEKWVVRKAFEDYLPESVVWRQKEQFSDGVGYSWIDTLKALVEEEISDEQLQNAHFKFPIQTPTSKEEYYYRSIFESHFPSDAAALSVPQEPSVACSTKIALEWDEAFKNMNDPSGRAVAKVHTDAYVK, from the coding sequence ATGTGTGGAATTGTATGCGCATTTGATGTGAAGGAAAGTACGGAAGTGCTTAGGCCCCAATTGTTGGAGATGTCGAAGAAGGTTAGACACCGTGGGCCAGATTGGAGTGGGATTTACTCTGATGAAAAAGCCATTTTGGCCCATGAGCGATTGGCTATTGTGGACCCGGCTTCGGGTAAGCAGCCGCTATTGAGCGCGGACGGGAAATTGGTGTTGGCCGCCAATGGTGAAATCTATAACCATCAAGAGTTGAGAAAACAGTTCGAAGGAGAATATCAATTCAGGACCCAGTCGGATTGCGAAGTAATTTTGGCCCTTTACAAAGAAAAAGGTGTTCACTTCATCGATGAAATGAACGGAATTTTTGGTTTTGCCATTTATGATTCCGAAAAGGACGAATATTTTATTGCCCGCGACCATATGGGCATCATTCCCCTATATATTGGATGGGATAAGAACGGTACATTTTACGTTGCCTCCGAGCTAAAGGCCCTGGAAGGCACCTGCTCCAAGATACAGTTGTTCCCTCCGGGACACTATCTGCACAGTTCCGATGGGGAATTTGTGAGATGGTACAAACGCGATTGGATGGAATATGATGCGGTTAAGGAGAATGAAACCAGTATCCAAAAAATCAAGGATGCCTTGGAAGCTGCGGTGCATCGTCAGTTAATGTCCGATGTGCCTTACGGTGTATTGTTGTCTGGAGGCTTGGATTCTTCGGTAACATCGGCCATTGCCAAAAAATATTCCCAAAAACGAATCGAGTCTGGTGACACTGCCGATGCATGGTGGCCACAACTCCATTCGTTCTCCGTGGGACTGGAAGGTTCCCCGGATTTAGCTGCCGCCCAAAAGGTGGCAGACCATATAGGAACCGTGCACCATGAGATTAAATTTACCATCCAAGAAGGACTAGATGCCATAAAAGATGTTGTATATAATCTAGAAACTTACGATATTACGACAATAAGAGCCTCGACACCAATGTATTTAATGGCAAGGGTCATTAAATCCATGGGTATAAAGATGGTCTTATCCGGGGAAGGAGCAGATGAACTTTTTGGAGGATATCTTTACTTCCATAAGGCGCCAAGCCCAAAGGATTTTCATGAGGAGACCGTTCGGAAATTGGATAAACTTCATATGTACGACTGTCTCCGAGCCAACAAATCTTTGGCCGCTTGGGGCATAGAAGGCCGAGTGCCTTTCTTGGATAAAGAGTTTATGGATGTAGCAATGAGCATCAACCCAAAAGATAAAATGATCAATGGAGAACGCATGGAAAAATGGGTGGTGCGCAAGGCTTTTGAGGACTATTTGCCAGAAAGTGTGGTATGGAGACAGAAAGAGCAGTTTTCGGATGGCGTTGGATATAGTTGGATAGATACCTTAAAAGCTTTGGTGGAGGAGGAGATTTCGGATGAGCAGTTGCAAAACGCCCATTTCAAGTTTCCAATTCAAACACCGACATCAAAGGAAGAATATTATTATCGTTCCATTTTTGAAAGCCATTTCCCTTCGGATGCTGCGGCATTGAGCGTTCCACAGGAACCATCGGTAGCCTGCAGTACCAAGATTGCCCTGGAGTGGGACGAAGCGTTTAAAAACATGAATGATCCATCGGGAAGAGCAGTGGCTAAGGTTCATACCGATGCATATGTGAAATAG
- a CDS encoding amidohydrolase yields the protein MKKFTLLFVIPLLFSCKTKEEVDLIVTNANIYTVDANFSKINSFAVKDGKFVAVGDSEEITQKYDAAEQLDAEGKTIVPGLIDAHCHFYGLGQNQQVVDLVGTQSFDEVVERVVAFQKERPSNFIRGRGWDQNDWEVKEFPTKDKLDELFPDTPVALERVDGHAYLVNQKALDMAGITTETQTEGGEIVKENGLITGVLVDNPMALVDRVIPEASLEQKIQALKDAEKISLDYGLTTVNDAGLPRDIIELIDSLQQADELSIRVYAMVSNYPENLDYFLNKGIIKTDELNVRSVKVYGDGALGSRGAALRAPYSDKPGHFGAMVTPVDQIEALAERIAATDYQMNTHAIGDSANIVVLRAYKKALEGKSDRRWKVEHAQVITPSDFDYFENGIIPSVQPTHATSDMYWAEDRLGEERVKGAYAFKDLLDKAGLVALGTDFPVEQVSPFLTFYAAVARQDLEQYPEGGFQMENALSREETLKGMTIWAAYSNFEEDEKGSIEPGKFADFVVLSDDLMTIPSEEIPNVTAEQVFLGGVQKK from the coding sequence ATGAAAAAATTTACACTGCTGTTTGTTATTCCTCTACTCTTTTCATGTAAGACCAAAGAAGAGGTGGACCTGATTGTCACCAACGCAAATATCTACACCGTAGATGCCAATTTTTCTAAAATAAACAGCTTTGCCGTCAAGGATGGAAAGTTTGTTGCTGTAGGTGATTCCGAAGAAATTACACAAAAATATGATGCTGCCGAACAATTGGACGCCGAAGGCAAGACCATAGTTCCAGGCCTTATTGATGCCCATTGCCATTTTTATGGATTGGGACAAAACCAACAAGTAGTGGATTTGGTGGGTACGCAAAGCTTTGACGAAGTTGTGGAACGGGTTGTGGCATTTCAAAAAGAACGGCCTTCAAATTTTATCCGAGGTAGGGGTTGGGACCAAAACGATTGGGAAGTGAAAGAATTCCCGACCAAGGATAAGTTGGATGAATTGTTCCCGGACACTCCCGTAGCGCTGGAGCGTGTTGATGGTCATGCCTATTTGGTCAATCAAAAAGCATTGGATATGGCTGGGATTACGACCGAGACCCAAACCGAAGGCGGGGAAATTGTAAAAGAAAATGGTCTGATTACTGGTGTATTGGTGGATAACCCCATGGCTTTGGTGGATAGGGTGATTCCCGAAGCCAGCTTGGAACAAAAAATACAGGCACTAAAAGATGCTGAGAAAATATCGTTGGACTACGGACTGACCACCGTAAACGATGCAGGTTTGCCCCGGGATATCATCGAGCTTATCGATAGTTTACAGCAAGCCGATGAATTGTCGATTCGGGTGTACGCCATGGTATCCAACTATCCAGAAAATCTGGATTATTTCCTGAACAAAGGCATTATTAAAACCGATGAATTGAATGTTCGTTCCGTAAAAGTGTATGGCGATGGGGCCTTGGGTTCACGGGGAGCGGCCTTGAGAGCGCCATATTCCGATAAACCGGGACATTTTGGGGCGATGGTCACCCCGGTAGATCAAATTGAAGCCTTGGCAGAGCGCATTGCGGCCACCGATTACCAGATGAATACCCATGCCATTGGCGATTCTGCCAATATCGTGGTGCTTCGTGCCTACAAAAAAGCCTTGGAGGGCAAAAGCGACCGTAGATGGAAAGTGGAACATGCCCAGGTGATTACGCCCTCCGATTTTGATTATTTTGAAAATGGAATCATACCCTCCGTGCAACCTACCCACGCTACCAGCGATATGTATTGGGCTGAGGATAGATTGGGCGAGGAACGCGTTAAAGGAGCCTACGCCTTTAAGGATTTGCTCGACAAAGCCGGACTGGTAGCCTTGGGAACCGATTTTCCGGTGGAACAAGTGAGTCCATTTTTAACCTTTTACGCAGCGGTGGCCCGTCAAGATTTGGAGCAATATCCCGAAGGTGGTTTTCAAATGGAAAATGCCTTGAGCAGGGAAGAAACCTTGAAGGGAATGACGATTTGGGCGGCCTATTCCAATTTTGAGGAGGATGAAAAAGGAAGCATTGAACCAGGGAAATTCGCGGACTTTGTGGTGTTGAGCGATGATTTGATGACCATTCCATCGGAAGAGATTCCCAACGTAACCGCTGAGCAGGTTTTCTTGGGAGGAGTTCAGAAGAAATAG
- a CDS encoding OmpA family protein produces the protein MQPRPLQNLFLYLVLTSFSLGFGQNLVQNGGFEDYVSCPVKMSNLNKDAEYWSAPTLGTTDYFNECSRTKLGVPMNFKGRQEPYEGAGYAGMYLYAPRDYREYIQVPLTETLQKGSRYRLTLYISLSEKSDGAVMDMGAVFAEKLLSVHTKRELSQGELLASTVQTTPIKQFPVTGYYQDKQQWMELSFDMVAKGFERYLILGNFKSNVGTNYLDNTDASQPNEGYAYYYLDDISLTYLGPEYQTDEVYVLDHVNFNFDRFDLQPKAEQSLRDIYEYLMKNPELKVAISGHTDDLGSDAYNDILSRERASSVAQYLIDLGLDKNRITSKGYGDSKPLDTTLTDEARRKNRRVEFVMTKFEDN, from the coding sequence ATGCAACCACGACCATTACAAAACCTATTTTTATACCTTGTTTTAACGAGTTTCTCGTTGGGGTTTGGCCAGAATTTGGTGCAGAATGGTGGATTTGAGGACTATGTATCCTGTCCCGTTAAAATGAGCAATCTTAACAAGGATGCCGAGTATTGGAGCGCCCCAACCTTGGGAACCACAGATTATTTTAACGAATGTAGTCGTACCAAGTTGGGCGTTCCCATGAACTTTAAAGGAAGGCAGGAGCCTTATGAGGGAGCAGGATACGCTGGAATGTACCTGTACGCGCCGAGAGATTACCGGGAATATATCCAGGTTCCCCTAACGGAAACTCTTCAAAAAGGAAGTCGGTACAGACTCACCTTGTACATCAGTCTTTCGGAAAAATCAGATGGAGCCGTAATGGATATGGGAGCTGTATTTGCTGAAAAATTACTTTCCGTACATACCAAACGCGAACTTTCCCAAGGTGAACTTTTGGCATCTACTGTCCAAACCACTCCCATCAAACAGTTTCCGGTCACAGGGTACTATCAGGATAAACAACAATGGATGGAACTCAGTTTTGACATGGTAGCCAAGGGTTTTGAACGCTATCTGATTTTGGGAAATTTCAAAAGTAATGTCGGGACCAATTACTTGGACAATACCGATGCATCTCAACCGAACGAGGGCTATGCCTACTACTATCTAGACGATATCTCATTGACCTACCTTGGTCCAGAATACCAAACAGACGAGGTATATGTGCTGGACCACGTTAACTTCAACTTTGACCGTTTCGATTTGCAGCCCAAAGCGGAGCAAAGCCTTCGGGATATTTATGAATATTTGATGAAAAATCCTGAATTAAAGGTCGCCATTAGCGGACATACCGATGATTTAGGTTCCGATGCCTACAATGATATCCTTTCACGGGAGCGGGCGAGTAGCGTAGCGCAGTATCTGATTGATCTTGGACTGGACAAAAATCGGATTACATCCAAAGGGTACGGAGATAGTAAACCTTTGGACACTACCTTAACCGACGAAGCCCGAAGAAAGAACCGTCGGGTAGAGTTTGTGATGACAAAGTTTGAGGATAATTAG